One segment of Panicum virgatum strain AP13 chromosome 3K, P.virgatum_v5, whole genome shotgun sequence DNA contains the following:
- the LOC120700858 gene encoding late embryogenesis abundant protein EMB564, giving the protein LLLQIEKHCSRRRWPSGQESRKELDRKAREGETVVPGGTGGKSLEAQEHLAEGRSRGGQTRREQLGQEGYSEMGRKGGLSTNVESGGERAAREGVDIDESKFTTKS; this is encoded by the exons CTGCTGCTGCAGATCGAAAAGCATTGttctcggcggcgatggccgtCTGGGCAGGAGAGCAGGAAGGAGCTGGACCGCAAGGCCCGCGAAGGCGAGACCGTCGTCcccggcggcaccggcggcaaGAGCCTCGAGGCCCAGGAGCACCTCGCCGAAG GGCGCAGCCGCGGCGGGCAGACGCGGAGGGAGCAGCTGGGGCAGGAGGGGTACAGCGAGATGGGGAGGAAGGGCGGCCTGAGCACCAACGTTGAgtccggcggcgagcgcgccgccAGGGAGGGCGTCGACATCGACGAGTCCAAGTTCACCACCAAGTCCTAG